In Brevibacillus brevis, a genomic segment contains:
- a CDS encoding PolC-type DNA polymerase III, which translates to MDRTQEQKQRFSLLVKQMELPAEWVERFFLDGQIEKLELYRQNREWVFRLSLPNMLPAEVFRAFMQRLTQTFSHLAKVDASFRYGHKPPLEAIVNEYWDVVLAKVEPALNSLAVTMRTAKKQVEQQEVKIYLPTDMTVEVAKKKKADSELLAAFQKTTDTSPRFTFHIEESDEAYKAFVEQRNEEERALVEVVMTAAAQENKSADKTEAITTLMMGYEIKDAPIPICEIQEEERRVVIQGTVFNVEVKELRSGRHLLTFNVSDYTDSLTVKMFSRDKEDVKMLEALKDGMWVKVRGSVQHDTFMRELVMNANDLNQIEQVVRRDTADEKRVELHCHTPMSALDAVASVKSLVSTAAKWGHPAIAITDHGVVQAFPEAYSIAKKNNIKCILGMEAYVVEDGIDIVYNLTADNNLPIDENTEYVVFDTETTGLNAAEHTIIEIAAVKMKGSEIVDKWTELIDPQLEIGPKTTEITGITNEMLRGKDTLDVVLRQFKEFTGNAILVAHNAEFDKAFINACAKRIGMEPWNNAFLDTLPLARMMYKGMRNYRLGSLAKKFNVELINAHRALDDTVALAHVFQHMLKDIKEAQITSLAELNERSNAEADYKSGRPFHATILVKDKQGLKNLYKLVSRSHVETFYRWPRIQRSQITKYRDGLLIGTACKEGELMQSILRGKSREELKEVAAFYDYLELQPIAHYSPLLRNEEIPSLETMKGYHRMIVELGKELGKPVVATGDVHFLNPQDEIFRDVFLLSKGDPTAGNQPPLYFHTTDEMLEAFSFLGEETAKEIVVTNTNAIADMIEDVSPIPDKLYTPVIEGADDELRQMCYDKARLLYGDPLPELVEARLEKELNSIIKHGFGVIYLISQRLVTKSLTDGYLVGSRGSVGSSFVATMAEITEVNPLPPHYRCPSCKHSEFITDGSIASGFDLPDKDCPSCGTRYAKDGQDIPFETFLGFKGDKVPDIDLNFSGDYQPRAHKYTQELFGEDYVYRAGTIGTVAEKTAYGYVRKYADERKMTLRNAEIARIVNGCTGVKRTTGQHPGGIIVVPDYMEIEDFCPIQYPADDNESEWRTTHFDFHSIHDNLLKLDILGHDDPTVIRMLQDLTGMDPKTIPLDDKKTMSIFSSTEALGVTPEQIGTNMGTLGIPEFGTKFVRQMLEDTKPTTFAELVQISGLSHGTDVWLNNAQDLIRNGICKLPEVIGCRDDIMVYLIYKGLEPSRAFKIMESVRKGKGVPEEDQEEMRKNNVPDWYIESCQKIKYMFPKAHATAYVMMAVRIAYFKVHRPLEFYATYFTVRADDFDIPLMVKGAAAIRQKIEEIEGKGHEAQPKEKALLTVLEMALEMVERGFRFANVDLYASDATRFLIDGDSLIAPFNALPGLGTNAALSIVEARAQGEFLSKEDLLSRSKISKTILEYLEEQGALKGLPESNQLSLF; encoded by the coding sequence GTGGACCGTACACAAGAGCAAAAACAGCGTTTCTCCTTGCTGGTCAAGCAAATGGAGCTTCCGGCAGAGTGGGTGGAACGTTTTTTTCTGGATGGACAAATTGAAAAACTGGAGCTGTACAGGCAAAATCGCGAGTGGGTGTTCCGCTTGTCTTTGCCCAACATGCTGCCTGCCGAAGTTTTTCGCGCTTTTATGCAAAGGCTGACGCAGACGTTTTCTCATTTGGCAAAGGTGGATGCCAGCTTTCGCTATGGCCATAAGCCCCCGCTGGAAGCAATCGTCAATGAATACTGGGACGTCGTGCTTGCCAAGGTCGAGCCGGCCTTGAATTCGCTTGCGGTGACGATGCGGACAGCGAAAAAGCAGGTGGAGCAGCAGGAAGTCAAGATCTACCTGCCTACGGATATGACCGTGGAGGTCGCGAAAAAGAAAAAGGCGGACAGCGAACTGCTGGCTGCTTTTCAAAAGACCACGGACACCTCGCCTCGATTCACGTTTCACATTGAAGAGAGCGATGAGGCGTACAAAGCGTTTGTGGAGCAGCGAAACGAGGAAGAGCGGGCGCTGGTCGAGGTAGTGATGACGGCTGCCGCTCAAGAAAACAAGTCTGCCGATAAGACCGAAGCGATTACGACCTTGATGATGGGCTATGAAATCAAGGACGCCCCGATTCCCATTTGCGAGATTCAGGAAGAGGAGCGCCGCGTGGTCATACAAGGGACCGTATTCAACGTGGAGGTCAAGGAACTCCGCAGCGGCCGTCATCTGCTGACATTCAACGTCTCTGATTACACCGATTCGCTGACGGTCAAAATGTTTTCGCGCGACAAGGAAGACGTCAAGATGCTGGAAGCTCTCAAGGACGGCATGTGGGTCAAGGTGAGGGGGAGCGTCCAGCACGATACGTTCATGCGGGAGCTCGTCATGAATGCCAACGACCTCAATCAAATCGAGCAAGTAGTTCGCCGCGATACCGCCGATGAAAAGCGGGTGGAGCTGCATTGCCATACGCCTATGAGCGCGCTGGACGCGGTTGCTTCAGTCAAATCGCTGGTCTCAACAGCGGCCAAGTGGGGACATCCGGCAATCGCGATTACAGACCACGGGGTCGTTCAGGCGTTCCCCGAAGCGTACTCTATCGCGAAGAAGAACAACATCAAGTGCATTTTGGGAATGGAAGCGTACGTGGTGGAAGACGGAATCGACATCGTCTACAATCTGACGGCGGACAACAACCTCCCGATTGATGAAAATACCGAATACGTCGTGTTCGATACGGAGACGACCGGTCTGAACGCGGCAGAACATACGATCATCGAGATCGCGGCCGTGAAGATGAAAGGCTCTGAAATCGTCGACAAATGGACGGAACTGATTGACCCGCAGCTCGAGATCGGCCCAAAAACGACGGAAATCACAGGGATTACCAACGAGATGCTGCGCGGCAAAGACACGCTCGATGTCGTACTGCGCCAATTCAAGGAGTTCACCGGTAACGCCATTCTGGTGGCGCACAATGCGGAATTCGACAAAGCGTTTATCAACGCCTGCGCCAAACGTATCGGCATGGAGCCGTGGAACAATGCGTTTTTGGACACCTTGCCCCTTGCCCGCATGATGTATAAGGGAATGCGCAACTATCGTCTCGGCAGTCTCGCCAAAAAATTCAACGTGGAGCTCATCAATGCTCACCGCGCGTTGGACGACACGGTGGCTTTGGCGCATGTCTTCCAGCACATGCTCAAAGACATCAAGGAAGCGCAGATCACGTCGCTTGCCGAGCTGAACGAGCGGAGCAACGCGGAAGCGGACTACAAGAGCGGGCGGCCGTTCCATGCCACGATCCTGGTAAAAGACAAACAAGGACTAAAAAATCTGTACAAGCTGGTGAGCCGCTCCCATGTCGAAACGTTTTATCGGTGGCCGCGCATTCAGCGCAGCCAGATTACCAAGTACCGGGACGGACTGTTGATCGGGACGGCTTGCAAGGAAGGCGAGCTGATGCAGTCGATCCTCCGCGGGAAGTCGCGGGAAGAGTTAAAAGAAGTGGCGGCATTTTACGACTATTTGGAACTGCAGCCCATCGCTCATTACTCGCCGCTTTTGCGGAACGAAGAGATTCCGAGCCTGGAGACGATGAAAGGCTACCATCGGATGATCGTGGAGCTGGGCAAGGAGCTTGGAAAGCCGGTAGTCGCTACAGGGGATGTGCATTTCCTCAATCCGCAGGACGAAATTTTTCGGGATGTATTCCTGCTGTCCAAGGGAGATCCGACAGCCGGAAACCAGCCGCCGCTTTATTTCCACACGACGGACGAAATGCTCGAGGCGTTTTCCTTCCTGGGCGAGGAAACCGCCAAAGAAATCGTGGTGACCAATACAAATGCCATCGCCGACATGATCGAGGATGTCAGCCCGATCCCGGACAAGCTCTATACGCCGGTGATCGAAGGGGCGGACGATGAGCTTCGGCAGATGTGCTACGACAAGGCAAGGCTGCTTTACGGAGATCCTCTGCCGGAATTGGTCGAGGCCCGGTTGGAGAAAGAATTAAACAGTATCATCAAGCACGGGTTCGGCGTCATCTACTTGATTTCCCAGCGGTTGGTGACCAAGTCGCTGACCGACGGCTACCTCGTCGGCTCCCGTGGTTCGGTTGGTTCTTCCTTTGTGGCTACCATGGCGGAGATCACCGAGGTAAATCCGCTGCCGCCGCACTATCGTTGCCCGAGCTGCAAGCACAGCGAGTTTATCACCGACGGTTCCATCGCATCCGGCTTCGACTTGCCGGACAAGGATTGTCCGTCCTGCGGCACCCGCTATGCCAAAGACGGCCAAGACATTCCGTTCGAAACCTTCCTTGGCTTTAAAGGGGATAAGGTACCCGATATCGACTTGAACTTCTCCGGAGACTACCAGCCGCGCGCGCACAAATACACCCAGGAGCTGTTTGGCGAGGATTACGTGTACCGCGCAGGAACGATCGGTACCGTCGCGGAGAAGACAGCGTACGGCTACGTCCGAAAATACGCGGATGAGCGCAAGATGACTCTGCGCAACGCGGAAATCGCGCGTATCGTCAACGGCTGCACAGGAGTGAAGCGGACGACCGGACAGCACCCGGGCGGCATTATCGTCGTTCCGGACTACATGGAAATCGAGGATTTTTGTCCGATCCAGTACCCGGCGGACGACAACGAATCCGAATGGCGCACGACGCATTTCGACTTCCACTCCATTCACGACAACTTGCTGAAGCTCGACATTCTCGGACACGACGATCCGACGGTCATTCGGATGCTGCAAGACCTGACGGGCATGGATCCGAAAACGATTCCCCTGGACGACAAAAAGACGATGTCGATCTTCAGCTCGACAGAGGCCCTGGGTGTGACGCCGGAGCAAATCGGCACCAACATGGGGACGCTGGGCATCCCTGAGTTTGGTACGAAATTCGTACGGCAAATGCTCGAGGATACGAAGCCGACCACCTTTGCCGAGCTCGTGCAGATTTCCGGACTTTCCCACGGGACGGACGTCTGGCTGAACAACGCGCAGGATTTGATCCGGAATGGCATTTGTAAACTTCCGGAAGTAATCGGTTGCCGCGACGATATCATGGTCTACCTGATCTACAAAGGGCTGGAGCCCTCCCGTGCGTTCAAGATCATGGAGTCGGTGCGAAAAGGGAAAGGCGTGCCGGAAGAGGATCAGGAAGAGATGCGCAAGAACAACGTACCGGATTGGTACATCGAATCGTGCCAGAAGATCAAGTACATGTTCCCGAAAGCGCACGCGACCGCATACGTCATGATGGCCGTGCGAATCGCCTACTTCAAGGTGCACCGCCCTCTGGAGTTTTACGCGACGTACTTCACCGTGCGCGCAGACGATTTCGATATTCCGCTCATGGTAAAAGGAGCGGCGGCGATCCGGCAAAAAATTGAGGAAATCGAAGGAAAAGGGCATGAGGCGCAGCCAAAAGAAAAGGCGTTGCTGACCGTCCTCGAGATGGCTCTGGAAATGGTAGAGAGGGGCTTCCGCTTTGCCAATGTCGATTTGTACGCCTCCGATGCGACTCGCTTCCTGATCGACGGCGATTCGTTAATCGCTCCGTTCAACGCGCTGCCTGGACTCGGTACGAACGCTGCGCTCAGCATTGTGGAAGCAAGAGCGCAGGGTGAATTCCTGTCCAAGGAAGACCTTCTGTCCCGCTCGAAGATCTCCAAGACCATCTTGGAGTATCTCGAGGAGCAGGGCGCTTTGAAAGGCTTGCCGGAGTCCAACCAGCTTTCCCTGTTTTGA
- a CDS encoding proline--tRNA ligase, translated as MKQSQMLIPTLREVPADAEIASHKLLLRAGMARQLASGIYTYLPLALRTLHKIQAIVREEMNNAGAQELLMPAMQPAELWHQTGRWDVYGPELVRLRDRHDRSFALGPTHEEVITSLVRDEINSYKKLPINLYQIQTKFRDEVRPRFGLIRCREFIMKDAYSFDTTQEGLDRNFQAMYDAYTNIFTRVGLNFRAVEADAGAIGGKGTYEFMALCDIGEDTIAYSEEGDFAANLEKAEVVYKPAQKPASEAPAMEKLHTPGVKTIEQLTKALQIEAKQIVKSLIYRVDDKLVMALVRGDHELNEVKLKNLFDATFVGLATEADILSVTGAPAGFVGPVGIDKEKVEIIADNYVQDVFDGVVGANETDYHLQHVVAGRDYTVSRYADLRNITEEDVCPRTGGAIKFARGVEVGHVFKLGTKYSTAMGATYLDENGRSQPMIMGCYGIGVSRTIAAVIEQNNDENGIIWPVSIAPFHVHVIPVNVKVEEQRQISERIADELRKAGVEVLFDDRPERAGVKFKDADLIGLPLRITVSDKAAEEGMVEVRVRKTGETALVKLQDIVAEVRAMLARVDRTGAELFGV; from the coding sequence TTGAAGCAAAGCCAAATGTTGATTCCTACCCTGCGGGAAGTGCCTGCCGATGCGGAGATTGCCAGCCACAAGCTGCTGCTTCGCGCCGGTATGGCGCGCCAGCTGGCCTCCGGCATTTATACCTACTTGCCGCTGGCACTCCGTACTCTCCACAAAATCCAAGCTATTGTGCGTGAAGAAATGAACAACGCAGGCGCGCAGGAGCTGCTGATGCCAGCCATGCAGCCTGCAGAACTGTGGCACCAGACCGGGCGCTGGGATGTGTATGGTCCCGAACTGGTTCGCCTGCGTGACCGTCACGATCGCTCCTTCGCCTTGGGACCGACTCACGAAGAGGTCATCACCAGCCTGGTGCGCGATGAGATCAACTCCTACAAAAAGCTTCCCATCAATCTTTATCAGATTCAAACCAAGTTTCGCGATGAGGTTCGTCCGCGCTTCGGCTTGATCCGCTGCCGCGAATTCATCATGAAGGATGCGTATTCGTTTGACACCACCCAGGAAGGCCTGGACCGCAACTTCCAGGCGATGTACGATGCCTACACCAACATCTTCACCCGAGTGGGCCTGAACTTCCGCGCGGTGGAAGCTGACGCAGGCGCTATCGGTGGCAAGGGCACCTATGAATTCATGGCGCTGTGCGACATCGGCGAGGATACGATTGCTTATTCTGAGGAAGGCGACTTCGCAGCCAACCTCGAAAAGGCTGAAGTGGTGTACAAGCCCGCACAGAAGCCTGCGAGTGAAGCTCCGGCTATGGAAAAGCTGCACACGCCAGGGGTCAAAACCATCGAGCAATTGACAAAAGCGCTGCAAATCGAGGCTAAGCAAATCGTAAAAAGCCTGATTTACCGTGTAGATGACAAACTCGTGATGGCACTGGTGCGCGGCGATCACGAGCTAAACGAAGTGAAGCTGAAAAACCTGTTCGACGCGACCTTCGTCGGTTTGGCGACGGAAGCGGACATTTTGTCCGTCACTGGTGCGCCTGCAGGATTTGTAGGACCAGTCGGCATTGACAAAGAAAAAGTGGAGATCATTGCAGACAACTACGTGCAGGACGTGTTCGACGGCGTGGTAGGAGCAAACGAAACGGACTATCACCTGCAGCACGTCGTGGCTGGCCGGGACTACACCGTGTCCCGCTACGCGGATTTGCGCAACATTACAGAAGAAGATGTATGCCCACGGACTGGCGGAGCGATCAAGTTCGCCCGCGGGGTGGAAGTGGGGCACGTCTTCAAGCTGGGAACCAAATATTCGACAGCCATGGGGGCTACCTACCTCGACGAAAACGGACGCAGCCAGCCGATGATCATGGGCTGCTACGGCATCGGGGTGTCGCGCACGATCGCAGCAGTCATCGAGCAAAACAACGACGAGAATGGCATCATTTGGCCCGTATCTATCGCGCCTTTCCACGTGCATGTCATTCCGGTCAATGTTAAAGTAGAAGAACAGCGTCAGATCAGTGAGCGGATTGCAGACGAGCTGCGTAAAGCAGGCGTGGAAGTCCTGTTTGACGACAGACCTGAGCGCGCTGGCGTGAAATTCAAGGATGCGGATTTGATCGGGCTGCCTCTGCGCATCACTGTATCGGATAAAGCGGCAGAAGAAGGAATGGTAGAAGTCCGCGTGCGCAAGACGGGCGAGACGGCTCTCGTGAAGCTGCAGGACATCGTCGCCGAAGTACGGGCGATGCTGGCACGTGTGGATCGGACGGGAGCAGAGCTTTTCGGCGTGTAA
- the ispG gene encoding flavodoxin-dependent (E)-4-hydroxy-3-methylbut-2-enyl-diphosphate synthase → MYKREETKPVFVGGVQIGGQKSVVIQSMTTADTRDVEKTLAEIQRLHDAGCQIVRLAVINEDAARAIKKIKERSPLPLVADIHFDHKLALIALESGIDKIRINPGNIGSKEKTKRVVEACRERNVPIRIGVNSGSVEKRLLEKYGYPSPEAIVESAMDHVQILEDLNYDNIVISLKSSDVPTMIQTYSLMAQKRNYPLHVGVTEAGTQFSGSIKSAVGIGTVLSMGIGDTIRVSLTADPVEEIKVAKQILRSLDIVNNDPVVIACPSCGRCAIDLIGLATKVEDAISTLKVPLKVAVMGCAVNGPGEAREADVGVAGGNGEGLIFRNGEIVRKVKETELFEELMKEIHEMVGEQKPTHVG, encoded by the coding sequence ATGTACAAGCGCGAGGAGACGAAACCGGTATTTGTCGGAGGCGTACAAATCGGGGGCCAAAAAAGCGTAGTGATTCAGTCGATGACCACTGCCGACACGCGTGATGTGGAGAAAACATTGGCTGAAATTCAGCGGTTGCATGATGCAGGATGCCAAATCGTTCGGCTGGCCGTCATCAATGAAGACGCGGCGCGTGCCATCAAGAAAATCAAAGAGCGGTCTCCGCTGCCGCTTGTCGCTGACATCCACTTCGATCACAAGCTCGCATTGATCGCGCTGGAAAGCGGGATCGACAAAATCCGGATCAATCCGGGAAACATCGGTTCCAAAGAAAAAACCAAGCGCGTGGTCGAAGCCTGCCGAGAAAGGAATGTGCCGATCCGTATCGGGGTCAACTCCGGTTCCGTGGAAAAACGGCTACTTGAAAAATACGGGTATCCTTCTCCGGAAGCCATCGTAGAGAGCGCGATGGATCACGTGCAGATTCTCGAAGATCTGAACTACGACAACATCGTGATTTCGCTCAAGTCCTCGGACGTCCCTACGATGATTCAGACGTACTCGCTGATGGCTCAAAAGCGCAACTATCCGCTGCACGTGGGGGTTACGGAAGCGGGTACCCAGTTCTCGGGAAGCATCAAATCGGCGGTAGGGATCGGTACAGTCTTGTCCATGGGGATCGGCGACACCATCCGCGTCTCCCTGACTGCGGATCCTGTCGAAGAGATCAAAGTCGCCAAGCAAATTTTGCGCAGCCTGGATATCGTCAACAACGATCCAGTCGTGATCGCTTGCCCTTCCTGCGGTCGGTGCGCAATTGACCTGATCGGCCTGGCCACCAAAGTGGAGGATGCCATCTCCACTTTGAAAGTGCCATTGAAAGTGGCAGTCATGGGTTGCGCCGTGAACGGACCCGGGGAAGCTCGCGAAGCGGATGTCGGTGTTGCAGGCGGCAACGGTGAGGGTCTGATTTTCCGCAATGGCGAAATTGTCCGGAAAGTGAAGGAAACCGAACTGTTTGAAGAATTGATGAAGGAAATTCACGAAATGGTCGGGGAGCAAAAGCCTACGCACGTAGGCTGA